One genomic segment of Clavelina lepadiformis chromosome 3, kaClaLepa1.1, whole genome shotgun sequence includes these proteins:
- the LOC143449033 gene encoding endothelin-converting enzyme-like 1: MTETQNFRTFKNAQPKIGISTQMKSKELSQAAPIVTSFSNRKRPMGDTQVTSSDKTVSSNGRPLASSYSNQARGSRSREETLGDSSRTDKNDLRYQRKSNVVRIDARNAEDAKFPDSQNLVNCNQATCSNSVMSHPNSNDPRNFSVQNNSRSSPLTKVQSAGAMSHSYNQQPPIIPPPTLVSFHASHTMASFSGSNTANGRPTKLPNTSLLTQQDDLVFPQKDRLELSPLSAGITQSDTLPYSHKSRSAHSTSHLHPPTKQCLDNSFIRDNDYINLKPKSPSRVTFASEEPNKKTKENVEPPMKDTEKCLEDISGQEDKDQGECWSKVAKQNNTLCYFIILLVFLLMVCLGVLTYLLMIMEGVESSQTAQNNGQQSFDNIPITGLSDSAQSNDQLPSTPIPASTSTTTSCPKEQLCFSDDCAQLAGEIVAKMNKSVDPCQDFYEYSCGGWIANAYRPLSLSPLLQYKSYGVMTEIKDTNDRVLHELLQGTEPAPRNITDAERNAAKFYQSCMDVKTINKLGAAPLKKLLDSQGGWPLRENVSSGWKLYDLVYQCHGVLGQDVFFSINIGVDVWNPTQNILQIGESRILKPKHFYQDAKFMNALKETIRTNLNLLGQYDVDDVVNEIADFEKSLARIKTEQITHDDYRKFTISKLKALCPQIAWLRLIKHIIPRVKVGEATEVFIAGSTEHYFQNLSSLLQDTDKKIIHNYVLWRMAFSQADRLSLPFRQAFLKLQFALSGYEPVQERWSQCLTLTKLRFPKAVGVLFARKQFSANSKAKVESMARQIKNTFLSRLDNLKWLDEPVRNELTKWLFQTEIEVGYEDRFISNPELLNRMYQFPVHSTTYFDNFLESIKSHIKTSSDKMKRKFNSKWGELRYDVTNGYYDLGRNMAIFPAGLLQPPVFNSKAIAALNFGSTGSTIGHELIHAVDRFQNMGLHENRTRKKWFSETVSNNYDSLKNCVHKKYLDFDSEIVGNIFENVADIAGVRLAYDTYKRNKPKEERQILAEFSNEKIFFIGFAQTWCTKDALSSPPTKQAQRNHAMEKYRVLGSLSQFEEFANEFQCPLGSPMNPMLKCTVW; encoded by the exons ATGACCGAGACGCAAAACTTTAGAACTTTCAAAAACGCCCAGCCGAAAATTGGCATCTCTACTCAAATGAAATCAAAGGAGCTATCGCAAGCCGCAcccattgtgacgtcattttcaAACAGAAAAAGACCGATGGGTGACACGCAGGTGACGTCATCGGATAAGACAGTTTCTTCAAACGGGCGACCTTTGGCGTCGTCTTACTCCAACCAAGCAAGAGGAAGCAGAAGCAGAGAAGAGACTTTAGGAGACAGCAGCAGGACGGATAAAAACGATTTGCGCTACCAGCGAAAGTCAAATGTTGTCCGAATCGACGCTAGGAATGCAGAAGATGCGAAGTTCCCTGATTCACAGAATTTAGTCAATTGCAACCAGGCAACCTGCAGTAACAGTGTGATGTCACATCCCAACAGCAACGATCCTCGAAACTTTTCCGTACAAAACAACTCGCGCTCAAGTCCGCTTACCAAGGTACAATCTGCTGGCGCCATGTCTCACTCCTACAACCAGCAGCCGCCCATCATTCCACCTCCTACCCTGGTCTCTTTCCACGCGTCACACACAATGGCATCGTTTTCCGGAAGTAATACAGCAAATGGGAGACCCACAAAGCTACCAAACACGTCTTTGCTTACCCAGCAGGATGATCTCGTTTTTCCACAAAAAGACCGATTAGAACTGTCGCCATTGTCAGCGGGAATCACCCAAAGCGATACTTTGCCTTATTCGCACAAATCACGGTCCGCGCATTCTACTAGTCATCTTCATCCACCCACTAAGCAATGTCTTGATAATAGTTTTATTCGTGACAACGATTACATTAATCTTAAGCCAAAGTCGCCCTCCAGGGTAACCTTTGCATCCGAGGAGcctaataaaaaaacaaaggaGAACGTGGAACCACCTATGAAGGATACAGAAAAATGTCTGGAGGACATCTCCGGACAAGAAGATAAAGATCAGGGCGAGTGCTGGTCTaaagtagccaaacaaaacaacactttgtgttacttcaTAATACTGCTTGTTTTTCTACTTATGGTGTGCTTAGGAGTTCTGACATATCTTTTAATGATTATGGAGGGCGTCGAATCAAGTCAGACAGCTCAAAACAACGGACAGCAATCTTTTGATAACATTCCCATCACTGGTCTATCGGATTCCGCACAATCAAACGACCAGCTGCCAAGTACACCAATTCCAGCTTCCACGTCGACGACCACCAGTTGCCCTAAAGAGCAACTTTGCTTTAGCGACGATTGTGCTCAACtcgccggtgaaatagtggcaaaAATGAATAAATCTGTTGATCCATGCCAAG ATTTTTATGAATACTCGTGTGGCGGATGGATTGCGAATGCGTACAGGCCCCTAAGCCTGTCACCCTTGCTACAATACAAGTCATATGGTGTCATGACGGAGATAAAAGACACAAACGATCGAGTATTGCACGAGCTATTGCAGGGAACTGAACCCGCTCCCAGGAATATTACAGATGCGGAGAGAAAT GCCGCAAAGTTTTACCAATCTTGCATGGACGTGAAGACAATTAACAAACTTGGAGCGGCGCCTCTAAAAAAGTTGCTAGATTCTCAAGGAGGTTGGCCACTTAGAGAAAACGTTTCATCCGGTTGGAAACTATACGACCTTGTGTACCAATGCCACGGTGTTTTGGGCCAAGATGTATTCTTTTCTATCAATATTGGTGTCGACGTTTGGAATCCAACCCAAAATATTCTTCAG ATCGGAGAATCACGCATCCTTAAACCAAAacatttctaccaagacgCTAAATTTATGAACGCTCTCAAAGAAACAATCCGGACCAACTTAAATTTGCTTGGTCAGTACGATGTAGATGACGTCGTAAACGAAATAGCCGATTTTGAGAAAAGTCTAGCTCGG ATTAAAACTGAGCAGATTACACACGACGATTACAGGAAGTTTACGATTTCAAAACTGAAGGCACTCTGTCCCCAG attGCTTGGCTTCGCTTGATAAAGCACATTATACCTCGCGTGAAAGTTGGTGAAGCTACAGAGGTGTTCATCGCCGGATCTACCGAACATTATTTCCAAAACTTGTCGTCCCTCCTACAAGACACAgataaaaa AATAATACATAATTACGTATTGTGGAGGATGGCTTTTTCTCAAGCCGACCGATTGTCACTGCCTTTTCGTCAAGCTTTTCTTAAACTTCAGTTTGCTCTTTCTGGTTACGAGCCAGTGCAAGAGCGTTGGAGTCAATGCTTAACTCTCACAAAACTGCGATTTCCAAAAGCTGTTGGTGTTTTGTTCGCCAGAAAGCAGTTTTCTGCCAACAGCAAAGCCAAG GTTGAAAGCATGGCGAGGCAAATTAAGAATACATTCCTCAGCCGATTAGACAATCTCAAATGGCTTGATGAACCTGTACGAAACGAACTCACGAAATGG TTATTTCAAACTGAAATTGAGGTGGGTTACGAAGATAGATTTATTTCAAATCCAGAATTACTGAACCGTATGTACCAG TTTCCGGTGCACTCCACTACTTACTTTGATAACTTTTTGGAGAGCATAAAGTCACACATCAAAACGTCATCcgataaaatgaaaagaaaattcaacTCAAA GTGGGGCGAATTGAGGTACGATGTAACGAACGGTTACTATGACTTGGGCAGAAATATGGCGATTTTTCCTGCTGGTTTGCTACAGCCTCCAGTCTTTAATTCGAAGGCAATTGC AGCTCTAAACTTTGGATCTACTGGGTCTACGATTGGGCACGAGTTAATACATGCGGTCGATAGATTCC AAAACATGGGCCTTCACGAAAAcagaacaagaaaaaaatggtTCAGCGAAACAGTATCAAACAATTACGACTCGCTCAAAAATTGTGTCCACAAAAAATATCTTGATTTTGACTCAGAA ATTGTAGGAAACATCTTCGAGAATGTGGCTGATATCGCCGGAGTTCGATTAGCATATGACACATATAAGCGGAATAAACCGAAAGAAGAAAGGCAAATCTTGGCTGAGTTCAgcaatgaaaaaatattttttattgggtTTGCTCAAACTTGGTGTACTAAAGACGCGTTATCTTCACCTCCAACAAAGCAAGCTCAGAGGAACCACGCTATGGAGAAATATAG GGTGTTAGGGAGTCTTTCACAGTTTGAAGAATTTGCCAACGAATTCCagtgcccacttggatcaccAATGAACCCTATGTTAAAATGTACAGTATGGTAA